The Prevotella melaninogenica region GGTAAAGCTGAAGTTTCGACTCTCCCTTCTATGCCTTGCTCAGTGGATAATATGGCTGGTGCTTTGGTCGGTAAACATCTCTATATAGCAGGAGGAGCAATGGATGGTAAGGCTTCTAATCGTGTTTTGCACCTTGACTTAGATAATATCTCAGCAGGATGGAAGGACATAAAACCCTTCCCTGGTATGGTACGTGTGCAGCCAGTAGCAGGTTGTATGGGTGACAATCGTTTCTGTCTTTTCGGTGGTTTCGCTCCTGCAGCAAATGGTGAGGAAGCAAAGTTGGCGATGGATGGTTGCGTTTATGATGAGACTACTGATGAATGGCAGGTGCTTGAAGGTCCGAAGGACGATAAGGGAGAACCGCTGTTTGTAGGTGGTGGTACGGCTATCAACCTATGCAAAGATCAGCTTTTGGTGATGGGAGGCGTTAATAAAGACGTTTTCCTCTCAGCTGTTAATCATCCTCAACCAGATTATTTGAGTCATCCTGTTGAGTGGTATCGCTTTAATCCATACACTTTATACTATAATAAAGATGGCTGGAAGGTACTTTATAAGAGTTCAGAAACGGCACGTGCTGGTGCAGCCTTGGCACAGACAGATCATGGTTTGTACGTGATTGGTGGAGAGTTGAAGCCAAGAGTGCGTAGTAATCAGATAGTAAAGTACCCGAAACGCTAATATCTATCAGTGAAATTTTGCTCCTAATTTAAGTAATTTATTAATCGCCCGTTGTACTCTATGACATTCATCACTTACTTATGTAAGATGAATGAGATGCGGGGAGGGCTGTAATCTTTTATGAAAAAATACTATCCTTGGGTACTTGTTGCCCTCCTTTGGTTTGTAGCCTTACTGAATTATATGGATCGACAGATGTTGTCGACGATGCAGGAAGCTATGAAAGTCGATATTGCAGAACTAAATCACGCAGAGGCTTTTGGTGCATTGATGGCTGTTTTCTTGTGGATTTACGGTATTGTAAGTCCATTCGCAGGTATTATTGCCGACCGAGTTAGTCGTAAGTGGCTTGTTGTTGGTAGCATCTTTGTATGGTCTGCTGTGACTTATCTTATGGGTTATGCTGAGAGTTTCGACCAACTTTATTGGCTCCGTGCCTTTATGGGCATTAGCGAAGCACTTTATATTCCTGCAGCTTTGTCGCTCATTGCTGATTGGCATGAGGGAAAATCACGCTCATTAGCGATAGGTATTCACATGACAGGACTTTATGTTGGTCAGGCTGTTGGAGGTTTTGGCGCAACGTTGGCAGCGATGTTCTCATGGCATGCAGCTTTTCATTGGTTTGGTATCGTTGGTATTATTTATTCAATTGTATTACTTTTATTCTTGAAAGAGAATCCTAAGCATGGACAGAAAGCGGTTTTACAAGGTGAGACTAAGTTAAGTAAGAATCCTTTCCGTGGATTGTCTATCGTCTTCTCTACATGGGCTTTCTGGGTGATACTCTTCTACTTTGCCGTACCAAGTCTCCCGGGTTGGGCAACAAAGAACTGGTTGCCAACACTGTTTGCTAATAGCTTGGATATTCCAATGTCAAGTGCTGGTCCAATGTCTACGATAACAATTGCGGTGTCATCATTCATTGGCGTTATCATGGGTGGTATTGTTTCTGATTGTTGGGTACAGCGTAACTTGCGAGGACGTGTCTATACCAGTGCCATTGGACTTGGTCTTACCGTTCCAGCCCTTATGTTATTGGGCTTTGGTCATAGTCTTGTAGCTGTCGTCGGAGCAGGTTTATGCTTTGGTATTGGTTATGGTATGTTTGATGCTAACAATATGCCAATCCTCTGTCAGTTCATTTCTTCAAAGTATCGCAGTACTGCTTATGGTATTATGAACATGACCGGAGTCTTCGCTGGTGCTGCTGTTACACAGGTATTAGGCAAGTGGACTGATGGTGGTAACCTTGGTAATGGCTTTGCTATCTTGGGATGTATTGTTGTCTTAGCTTTGGTTTTACAGCTCTCTTGTTTGAAACCAACAACCGACAATATGGAGTAACGAATCGCTTATAATTGCTTATTATTATCATATATAATCGCCTTTCCCACGCATACAACCCCCTTTTAGAGGATTAAAGGTGGAGGGCAACAATGTTTATGGAAAAGATTATTGGATTAATTGACGCACCGTTCACGCCATTCTATGCTAATGGCGATGTCAATCTTGAGCCTATTGAGGCTTATGCAGCCATGTTGCAGAAGAACGGTTTGAAGGGAGTGTTTATTAATGGTTCATCTGGTGAGGGCTATATGCTCACAACTGAGGAGCGTATGCAGTTAGCTGAACGCTGGATGCAGGCTGCACCAGAGGGCTTCAAGGTTATTGTACACGTGGGTAGTTGTTGCTTGCGTGAGAGCGTACGTTTGGCAGAACATGCAGAGAAGATTGGTGCATGGGGTATCGGAGCTATGGCTCCTCCATTCCCAAAGATTGGTCGTATCGAGGAGTTAGTGAAGTATTGTGAGACAATTGCAGCCGCAGCTCCCTCACTTCCTTTCTACTACTACCACATCCCAGCATTCAATGGTGCATTCTTATCTATGCTCGAACTCTTGAAAGCAGTCGATGGTCGTATCCCTAACTTTGCAGGCATTAAGTACACCTTCGAGAGTCTTTATGAGTACAACCAATGCCGTCTTTACAAGGATGGTAAGTTTGATATGCTGCATGGACAGGACGAAACGATTCTCCCAAGTTTGGCTCAAGGTGGTGCAAAGGGTGGTATCGGTGGCACAACCAACTATAATGGTCGTGAACTGACAGGTATCATCGAGGCATGGAACAAGGGTGACATCGAAATAGCACGTGAGAAACAAAACTTCTCACAAGAGGTTATCAACGTTATTTGTCACTTCCGTGGTAACATCGTTGGTGGTAAGCGCATCATGAAGTTGATGGGTTTTGACCTTGGTCCTAACCGTGTTCCATTCCAGAATATGACAGATGAAGAAGAGGC contains the following coding sequences:
- a CDS encoding cyclically-permuted mutarotase family protein, coding for MTTITLLTGLGANASDADSLMVMRGFPTDEVGIEHGVSACYAGRIDDQLVMAGGCNFPVNTLDPDSKKVYYSGIYATKTDDGNQLNWKLVGHLPEPLSYGVTVTCDNSMIVVGGMNNDGSYGKVYRVTLVDGKAEVSTLPSMPCSVDNMAGALVGKHLYIAGGAMDGKASNRVLHLDLDNISAGWKDIKPFPGMVRVQPVAGCMGDNRFCLFGGFAPAANGEEAKLAMDGCVYDETTDEWQVLEGPKDDKGEPLFVGGGTAINLCKDQLLVMGGVNKDVFLSAVNHPQPDYLSHPVEWYRFNPYTLYYNKDGWKVLYKSSETARAGAALAQTDHGLYVIGGELKPRVRSNQIVKYPKR
- a CDS encoding MFS transporter; protein product: MKKYYPWVLVALLWFVALLNYMDRQMLSTMQEAMKVDIAELNHAEAFGALMAVFLWIYGIVSPFAGIIADRVSRKWLVVGSIFVWSAVTYLMGYAESFDQLYWLRAFMGISEALYIPAALSLIADWHEGKSRSLAIGIHMTGLYVGQAVGGFGATLAAMFSWHAAFHWFGIVGIIYSIVLLLFLKENPKHGQKAVLQGETKLSKNPFRGLSIVFSTWAFWVILFYFAVPSLPGWATKNWLPTLFANSLDIPMSSAGPMSTITIAVSSFIGVIMGGIVSDCWVQRNLRGRVYTSAIGLGLTVPALMLLGFGHSLVAVVGAGLCFGIGYGMFDANNMPILCQFISSKYRSTAYGIMNMTGVFAGAAVTQVLGKWTDGGNLGNGFAILGCIVVLALVLQLSCLKPTTDNME
- a CDS encoding dihydrodipicolinate synthase family protein — translated: MEKIIGLIDAPFTPFYANGDVNLEPIEAYAAMLQKNGLKGVFINGSSGEGYMLTTEERMQLAERWMQAAPEGFKVIVHVGSCCLRESVRLAEHAEKIGAWGIGAMAPPFPKIGRIEELVKYCETIAAAAPSLPFYYYHIPAFNGAFLSMLELLKAVDGRIPNFAGIKYTFESLYEYNQCRLYKDGKFDMLHGQDETILPSLAQGGAKGGIGGTTNYNGRELTGIIEAWNKGDIEIAREKQNFSQEVINVICHFRGNIVGGKRIMKLMGFDLGPNRVPFQNMTDEEEARMKKELEEIGFFERCNKF